A single window of Fischerella sp. PCC 9605 DNA harbors:
- the tpiA gene encoding triose-phosphate isomerase yields the protein MRKIVIAGNWKMYKTQAESQEFLKGFLPSLEETPQDREVVLCVPFTDLNLLSKSLHGSRIQLGAQNVHWEDCGAYTGEISGPMLTEIGVRYVVIGHSERRQYFGETDETVNLRLKAAQKNGLTPILCVGETKFQRDAGETESLIISQLEKDLVDVDQDNLAIAYEPIWAIGTGDTCETTEANRVIGVIRSQLKNPGVTIQYGGSVKPNNIDEIMAQPEIDGVLVGGASLEPASFARIVNYK from the coding sequence GTGCGGAAAATAGTAATTGCCGGAAACTGGAAAATGTATAAAACCCAGGCAGAATCCCAAGAGTTTTTAAAAGGATTTCTGCCCAGCTTGGAGGAAACTCCCCAAGATAGAGAAGTGGTATTGTGTGTCCCCTTCACTGATTTAAACCTTTTGTCCAAGAGTTTGCATGGTAGCCGCATACAACTGGGGGCGCAAAATGTCCACTGGGAAGATTGTGGAGCCTATACAGGTGAAATTTCCGGGCCGATGTTAACAGAAATTGGGGTGCGCTATGTAGTTATCGGTCATAGCGAACGACGACAATACTTTGGGGAAACGGATGAAACCGTAAATTTGCGCCTCAAAGCTGCTCAAAAAAATGGTTTAACCCCAATTTTGTGTGTAGGCGAAACTAAATTCCAACGAGATGCGGGAGAAACAGAATCACTGATTATCAGTCAGTTGGAAAAAGACTTAGTGGATGTGGATCAGGATAATTTGGCGATCGCTTATGAACCGATTTGGGCGATTGGTACTGGTGATACCTGTGAAACCACCGAAGCCAATCGAGTCATCGGTGTAATTCGCAGTCAACTCAAAAACCCTGGTGTGACGATTCAATACGGCGGTTCAGTTAAACCGAATAATATTGATGAAATCATGGCTCAACCGGAAATTGATGGTGTTCTGGTGGGAGGAGCAAGTCTAGAACCTGCGAGTTTTGCCCGGATTGTGAATTACAAGTAG